The Zygosaccharomyces rouxii strain CBS732 chromosome A complete sequence genome window below encodes:
- the AIM4 gene encoding Aim4p (some similarities with uniprot|P38305 Saccharomyces cerevisiae YBR194W SOY1 Synthetic with Old Yellow Enzyme): MTEKPNHEELGSKSIFYDPEWNPKGLAPPGFKNVAYNPATFTRKQSSLQRHMLGINADLPEEKKRMNKNGRE; this comes from the coding sequence atgaCTGAGAAACCCAATCACGAGGAACTTGGATCCAAGAGTATTTTCTATGATCCTGAATGGAATCCCAAAGGTTTAGCACCACCAGGATTCAAAAATGTAGCCTACAATCCCGCAACATTTACAAGAAAGCAAAGTTCGTTACAAAGACATATGCTAGGAATTAATGCTGATCTGccagaggaaaaaaaaagaatgaataAAAATGGAAGAGaataa
- the RIM2 gene encoding Rim2p (highly similar to uniprot|P38127 Saccharomyces cerevisiae YBR192W RIM2 Protein of the mitochondrial carrier (MCF) family that is required for respiration Probable carrier protein mitochondrial), translating into MPKKSFQDWEENAKRLEKEAIEASPYLASDEKGSNFKDAVPPEIEDPAVKVNNRQLQQQPPPVKPWVHFVAGGIGGMAGSVVTCPFDLVKTRLQSDVYQNIYKSKAIYKTGTPTQRVLNYMAQAGVHFKETFGILGSVYKQEGFTSLFKGLGPNLIGVIPARSINFFTYGTTKDIYSRYFNDGQEAAWIHLMAGATAGWATSTATNPIWMIKTRLQLDKAGKTKQYKNSWDCIKSIMKNEGVRGMYKGLSASYLGSVESILQWILYEQMKRVIKERSIEKFGHDERHKSVSEKIKEWCQRSGSAGLAKLVASIVTYPHEVVRTRLRQAPLENGKPKYTGLIQSFKVIIKEEGFISMYSGLTPHLMRTVPNSIIMFGTWEIVIKLLS; encoded by the coding sequence atgCCCAAGAAATCGTTTCAAGATTGGGAGGAAAATGCCAAAAGATTAGAAAAGGAAGCCATTGAAGCTTCGCCATATCTGGCGAGTGATGAGAAAGGTtccaattttaaagatgCTGTCCCACCGGAGATAGAAGATCCAGCGGTAAAAGTAAATAACAGACAATTGCAACAACAACCGCCGCCAGTCAAACCATGGGTACACTTTGTTGCAGgtggtattggtggtaTGGCAGGTTCAGTGGTAACCTGTCCCTTTGATTTGGTTAAAACAAGATTGCAAAGTGATGtctatcaaaatatttataAGTCCAAGGCTATTTACAAAACAGGTACACCAACTCAGAGGGTTCTAAATTATATGGCACAGGCAGGCGTGCATTTTAAGGAAACATTCGGAATTTTAGGAAGTGTTTACAAGCAGGAAGGTTTTACAAGTTTATTTAAAGGGCTAGGACCTAATTTAATTGGTGTCATTCCAGCAAGAagtatcaattttttcacctaTGGTACTACAAAGGATATTTACTCAAGATATTTCAACGATGGTCAAGAGGCCGCTTGGATTCACCTTATGGCAGGTGCAACAGCAGGTTGGGCAACATCAACAGCTACAAATCCAATTTGGATGATCAAAACCAGATTACAACTGGATAAGGCTGGGAAGACCAAACAATATAAAAACTCATGGGATTGTATTAAAAGTATTATGAAGAATGAAGGTGTCCGTGGTATGTACAAGGGTCTAAGTGCCTCATATCTGGGATCTGTTGAAAGTATTTTACAATGGATCTTGTACGAACAGATGAAGCGTGTGATAAAggaaagatcaattgaaaagtttGGTCATGACGAAAGGCACAAGAGTGTGtctgaaaagatcaaagaatGGTGTCAAAGATCCGGTAGTGCTGGTTTAGCTAAATTAGTAGCAAGCATAGTCACTTATCCACACGAAGTGGTAAGGACAAGACTTAGACAAGCGCCATTGGAAAACGGTAAACCTAAATACACCGGTTTGATCCAATCCTTCAAAGTGATCATTAAGGAGGAAGGTTTTATCTCCATGTACAGTGGACTGACACCGCATTTGATGAGAACTGTGCCAAACAGTATTATTATGTTCGGTACATGGGAAATCGTCATAAAACTCCTATCGTAA
- the RPS9B gene encoding 40S ribosomal protein uS4 (highly similar to uniprot|O13516 Saccharomyces cerevisiae YPL081W RPS9A and to uniprot|P05755 Saccharomyces cerevisiae YBR189W RPS9B Proteins component of the small (40S) ribosomal subunit), protein MPRAPRTYSKTYSTPKRPFESSRLDAELKIAGEYGLRNKREIYRITFQLSKIRRAARELLTKDEKDQKRLFEGNALIRRLVRVGVLSEDKKKLDYVLALKPEDFLERRLQTQVYKLGLAKSIHHARVLITQRHIAVGKQIVNVPSFVVRLDSEKHIDFAPSSPFGGGRPGRVARRNAARKAESGGGEEGGEENEEEEE, encoded by the exons ATGCCAA GAGCCCCAAGAACCTACTCTAAGACCTACTCTACTCCAAAGAGACCATTCGAGTCTTCTCGTTTGGACGCCGAATTGAAAATTGCCGGTGAATATGGTTTGAGAAACAAGAGAGAAATTTACAGAAttactttccaattgtctAAGATTCGTCGTGCTGCCAGAGAATTGTTGACCAAGGACGAAAAAGACCAAAAGAGATTATTCGAAGGTAATGCCTTGATCAGAAGATTGGTCAGAGTGGGTGTCTTGTCTGAAGACAAAAAGAAGCTCGATTATGTCTTGGCCTTGAAACCAgaagatttcttggaaagaagATTGCAAACTCAAGTTTACAAGTTGGGTTTGGCTAAGTCCATCCACCACGCTAGAGTTTTGATCACCCAAAGACACATTGCCGTCGGTAAGCAAATCGTTAACGTCCCATCTTTCGTTGTTAGATTGGACTCTGAAAAGCACATCGATTTCGCTCCATCCTCTCCATTCGGTGGTGGTAGACCAGGTAGAGTCGCCAGAAGAAACGCCGCTAGAAAGGCTGAAAgcggtggtggtgaagaaggtggtgaagaaaacgaagaagaagaagaataa
- the RPL21A gene encoding 60S ribosomal protein eL21 (highly similar to uniprot|Q02753 Saccharomyces cerevisiae YBR191W) encodes MFQRDFRRHGALPLSAYLKVYKVGDIVDIKANGAIQKGMPHKVYQGKTGVIFNVTKSAVGVMINKVVGGRCIQKRVNVRIEHIKHSKCRQEFLQRVKDNAAKRAAAKASGTAVQLKRQPAGPRPAHVISTEGNVPQTLAPVPYETYI; translated from the coding sequence ATGTTCCAACGTGACTTCAGAAGACATGGTGCTCTGCCATTGTCTGCCTATCTGAAGGTCTACAAGGTTGGTGACATTGTCGATATCAAGGCCAATGGTGCTATCCAAAAGGGTATGCCTCACAAGGTCTACCAAGGTAAGACCGGTGTCATCTTCAACGTTACCAAGTCCGCTGTTGGTGTGATGATCAACAAGGTCGTTGGTGGTAGATGCATTCAAAAGAGAGTTAATGTCAGAATTGAACACATCAAACACTCCAAGTGCAGACAAGAATTTTTGCAAAGAGTTAAGGACAACGCTGCTAAGCGTGCTGCCGCTAAGGCTTCTGGTACCGCTGTCCAATTGAAGAGACAACCAGCTGGCCCAAGACCAGCTCACGTCATCTCTACTGAGGGTAACGTTCCACAAACTTTGGCTCCAGTTCCATACGAAACTTACATTTAA
- a CDS encoding uncharacterized protein (highly similar to uniprot|Q12122 Saccharomyces cerevisiae YDL131W LYS21 and to uniprot|P48570 Saccharomyces cerevisiae YDL182W LYS20 homocitrate synthase) produces the protein MSVSSNPYAPNASDLVSNVRDFKIIESTLREGEQFANAFFDTEKKIEIAKALDEFGADYIELTSPVASEQSRKDCEAICKLGLKSKILTHIRCHMDDAKVAVETGVDGVDVVIGTSKFLRQYSHGKDMNYIAKTAVDVIEFVKSKGLEIRFSSEDSFRSDIVDLLNIYKTVDQIGVNRVGIADTVGCANPRQVYELVRSLKNVVSCDIECHFHDDTGCAIGNAYSALEAGARLIDTCVLGIGERNGIVPLGGFMARMIVSAPDYVKSKYNLKKLRDIENLVAEAVEVNLPFNNPVTGFCAFTHKAGIHAKAILANPSTYEILNPEDFGISRYIHFASKLTGWNAIKSRVEQLNLPLNDDQIKELTLKIKQMGDIRPLGIDDVDSVIKQFHAEL, from the coding sequence ATGTCAGTGTCATCAAACCCATATGCTCCAAATGCTTCTGATCTAGTTTCTAACGTTagagatttcaaaattattgAATCTACATTACGTGAAGGTGAACAATTTGCCAATGCATTTTTTGACacagaaaaaaagattgaaatcGCAAAGGcacttgatgaatttggtgCTGACTACATTGAATTGACTTCGCCAGTCGCATCTGAACAATCTAGAAAAGATTGTGAAGCAATTTGTAAATTAGGTTTaaaatctaaaattttaACCCACATTCGTTGTCACATGGATGATGCTAAAGTTGCGGTAGAAACTGGTGTCGATGGTGTCGATGTGGTTATCGGTACTTCAAAATTCTTAAGACAATATTCTCATGGTAAAGATATGAACTATATCGCTAAAACAGCAGTAGACGTTATTGAATTCGTTAAATCCAAAGGTCTAGAAATTAGATTTTCATCCGAGGATTCTTTTAGATCAGATATTGTTGATTTGCTGAATATCTACAAAACTGTGGATCAAATTGGTGTCAACAGAGTTGGTATTGCAGATACTGTTGGTTGTGCGAACCCAAGACAAGTTTACGAATTGGTTAGATCCTTGAAAAATGTGGTTTCATGTGATATTGAATGTCATTTCCACGATGATACCGGTTGTGCAATTGGTAACGCATACTCAGCTTTAGAAGCAGGTGCTAGACTAATTGATACATGTGTTcttggtattggtgaaagAAATGGTATTGTGCCACTTGGTGGTTTCATGGCTCGTATGATTGTATCCGCACCAGATTATGTCAAGTCAAAatacaatttgaagaaactacgtgatattgaaaatttagTCGCTGAAGCAGTCGAAGTCAATCTACCTTTCAACAACCCTGTCACAGGTTTCTGTGCATTTACCCACAAGGCAGGTATTCATGCAAAGGCCATTTTGGCAAACCCATCGACTTATGAAATCTTAAACCCTGAAGATTTCGGTATTTCGAGATACATTCATTTTGCTAGTAAATTGACCGGTTGGAATGCAATTAAATCAAGAGTGGAACAACTGAATTTACCTCTAAACGATGACCAAATTAAAGAACTTACACTCAAGATTAAACAAATGGGTGACATTAGGCCACTAGGTATTGATGATGTGGACTCCGTCATTAAACAATTCCATGCAGAATTGTAA
- the PGI1 gene encoding glucose-6-phosphate isomerase (highly similar to uniprot|P12709 Saccharomyces cerevisiae YBR196C PGI1 Glycolytic enzyme phosphoglucose isomerase catalyzes the interconversion of glucose-6-phosphate and fructose-6-phosphate required for cell cycle progression and completion of the gluconeogenic events of sporulation), with translation MASANTFSDFKLATELPAWEKLQQLHSSQGKNISVKEEFSKDPKRFEKYSKTFHNYDGSKILFDFSKNLINDEIVSALVQLAKEAKVTQLRDNMFAGEHINFTEDRAVYHVALRNTEGKSMKVDGEDVTPEVHSVLNHMKEFSEQVRSGAWKGFTGKKITDVVNIGIGGSDLGPVMVSEALKHYATDIKVHYVSNIDGTHIAETLKNVNAETTLFLVASKTFTTAETITNANTAKNWFLEHAGGEKSHIAKHFAALSTNAEEVAKFGIDTKNMFGFESWVGGRYSVWSAIGLSVAIYVGFDKFWSFLKGAEAVDKHFTETPLEDNIPLLGGLLSVWYNNFYDAQTHLVAPFDQYLHRFPAYLQQLSMESNGKSVTRGNVFTNYSTGSILFGEPATNAQHSFFQLVHQGTKVIPADFILAAQSHNPIENNLHQRMLASNFFAQAEALMVGKDEDKVKSEGATGGLVPHKVFSGNRPTTSILAQKITPATLGALIAYYEHVTFTEGAIWNINSFDQWGVELGKVLAKVIGKELDTSDPISAHDGSTNGLINQFKQWA, from the coding sequence ATGGCTTCTGCAAACACATTTTctgatttcaaattagcAACCGAATTGCCTGCATGGGAAAAGTTGCAACAATTGCACAGTTCTCAAGGTAAGAACATCTCTGTTAAAGAGGAGTTCAGCAAGGACCCAAAGAGATTCGAGAAATACAGCAAGACTTTCCACAACTACGATGGTTCTAAGATTCTATTTGACTTCTCCAAGAACTTGATCAACGATGAAATTGTCTCTGCCTTGGTCCAATTGGCTAAGGAAGCCAAAGTGACTCAATTGAGAGACAACATGTTCGCAGGTGAACACATTAACTTCACTGAAGATCGTGCTGTATACCACGTTGCCTTGAGAAACACCGAGGGCAAATCCATGAAGGTTGACGGTGAGGATGTGACTCCTGAAGTTCACTCTGTGTTGAACCACATGAAGGAATTCTCCGAACAAGTTCGTTCCGGTGCTTGGAAGGGTTTCACCGGTAAGAAGATCACAGATGTGGTCAACATCGGTATCGGTGGTTCCGATTTGGGTCCAGTGATGGTCTCTGAAGCTTTGAAGCACTACGCCACTGACATCAAGGTCCATTACGTTTCTAACATCGACGGTACCCACATTGCTGAAACTCTGAAGAACGTGAATGCCGAAACTACACTTTTCCTAGTGGCATCCAAGACCTTCACCACCGCTGAGACTATCACTAACGCTAACACCGCCAAGAACTGGTTCCTGGAACatgctggtggtgaaaaatctCACATCGCAAAGCACTTCGCTGCCCTATCTACTAACGCCGAAGAAGTTGCTAAATTTGGTATCGATACCAAGAACATGTTTGGCTTTGAAAGCTGGGTAGGTGGTCGTTACTCTGTGTGGTCCGCCATTGGTCTTTCTGTTGCCATCTACGTCGGTTTTGACAAGTTCTGGTCATTCTTGAAGGGTGCAGAAGCTGTTGACAAGCACTTTACCGAAACACCACTAGAAGACAACATTCCATTGTTGGGTGGTTTGTTATCCGTATGGTACAACAACTTCTACGACGCTCAAACCCATTTGGTGGCTCCATTTGATCAATACTTGCACAGATTCCCAGCTTATTTGCAGCAATTGTCCATGGAATCCAACGGTAAATCTGTTACTAGAGGTAATGTTTTCACCAACTACTCTACTGGTTCCATTCTATTTGGTGAACCAGCTACTAATGCTCAACattctttcttccaattggtTCACCAAGGTACCAAGGTTATCCCAGCAGATTTCATCCTTGCTGCTCAATCCCATAACCCAATTGAAAACAACCTACACCAAAGAATGTTGGCTTCCAACTTCTTCGCACAGGCTGAAGCTCTAATGGttggtaaagatgaagacaaGGTTAAGAGCGAAGGTGCCACTGGCGGTCTAGTTCCTCACAAGGTTTTCTCTGGTAACAGACCAACTACTTCCATCTTGGCCCAAAAGATTACTCCAGCTACTTTGGGTGCCTTGATTGCCTACTACGAACACGTCACTTTCACTGAAGGTGCTATCTGGAACATCAACTCCTTTGACCAATGGGGTGTTGAATTGGGTAAAGTTTTGGCCAAGGTCATCGGTAAGGAATTGGATACTTCCGATCCAATTTCCGCTCACGATGGTTCTACCAACGGTTTAATCAACCAATTCAAACAATGGGCTTAA
- the MSI1 gene encoding Msi1p (similar to uniprot|P13712 Saccharomyces cerevisiae YBR195C MSI1 Subunit of chromatin assembly factor I (CAF-I) regulates the RAS/cAMP pathway via sequestration of Npr1p kinase localizes to the nucleus and cytoplasm homologous to human retinoblastoma binding proteins RbAp48 and RbAp46) codes for METIPEDRQQRYTLWKKNTKLLYDYLNTNSFKWPSLSCQFFPDLDTSSDTHRLLFTSFTSSQLPQDENVTIASISTLRHVPWSSLNNFDMDEMEFKPDLSTKLPPKNLQIQLTINFPHGDCNRATYLPQNPDLISTASSDGSVYIFDRTKRGKSPISHLRGPFEAQLLPNNNGSPIGETVALDWNRQIEGILASTYSNGQLCIWDIKKFEKRNPIMSQPSADFIDTESQGFNDVSWMPSHDCLLSIAREDNIMTLFDTRTNGNIAQTGPSTNHASGINCTKFNPSQPLLVATASGDGLVQLWDIRKLHNPIKTINCESPLSALEWNPQLPTVLATGGQEDGLVKLWNASNGQLLFTHGGHMLGVNDIAWSPHDKWLMCSVANDNSTHLWKPASRLVT; via the coding sequence ATGGAGACAATACCAGAGGATCGCCAACAACGTTATACGTTATGGAAGAAAAACACAAAACTACTCTACGATTATTTAAATACCAATAGCTTCAAATGGCCGTCGTTAAGCTGTCAATTCTTCCCCGACTTGGATACTTCGTCAGATACTCATAGGCTACTATTCACCTCTTTCACATCATCGCAACTGCCACAGGATGAAAATGTCACCATTGCAAGCATATCAACGCTGAGACATGTACCTTGGTCGTCCCTGAACAATTTTGACATGGATGAGATGGAGTTTAAGCCCGATCTTTCCACCAAGTTACCAcctaaaaatttacaaatcCAATTGACAATCAATTTCCCACACGGCGATTGTAATAGAGCTACCTATCTACCACAGAACCCGGACCTCATATCTACAGCATCAAGTGACGGTAGCGTTTACATCTTTGATAGGACTAAGCGCGGTAAAAGCCCTATATCTCATCTAAGAGGACCTTTTGAAGCTCAACTGCTGCCGAACAACAATGGTTCGCCGATAGGTGAAACCGTGGCATTAGACTGGAACCGTCAAATTGAAGGTATATTAGCGTCAACCTACTCCAATGGCCAATTATGTATCTGGGatatcaagaaattcgaAAAGAGAAATCCGATAATGAGCCAGCCCTCCGCTGACTTTATCGATACAGAGTCCCAAGGGTTTAACGATGTCTCGTGGATGCCATCCCACGATTGTCTATTGTCCATTGCTCGAGAAGATAATATAATGACGCTTTTCGATACGAGAACAAATGGCAACATTGCACAAACAGGCCCATCAACAAATCATGCATCTGGTATTAACTGTACCAAATTCAACCCATCGCAACCATTATTAGTGGCAACCGCCAGTGGTGATGGGTTGGTACAGCTATGGGATATTCGCAAATTGCATAATCCGATAAAAACTATAAACTGCGAATCCCCACTGTCTGCACTTGAGTGGAACCCACAACTGCCAACAGTACTAGCTACAGGTGGGCAAGAGGATGGATTAGTCAAGCTTTGGAACGCATCTAATGGTCAATTACTCTTCACTCATGGTGGTCACATGCTGGGTGTCAATGACATCGCCTGGAGTCCGCACGACAAGTGGCTAATGTGCAGTGTAGCCAATGACAACTCCACACACCTGTGGAAACCTGCTAGCAGACTAGTAACATGA
- the ATP4 gene encoding F1F0 ATP synthase subunit 4 (highly similar to uniprot|P05626 Saccharomyces cerevisiae YPL078C ATP4 Subunit b of the stator stalk of mitochondrial F1F0 ATP synthase which is a large evolutionarily conserved enzyme complex required for ATP synthesis) yields the protein MSLRALTLKASARPMVGLAARRSPVMGLRYMSTPTPNPVEPKNKANSIIEALPGNSALSKTGILGTSAAAIVYAISNELYVVNDESILLGTFLTFAALFAKYLAPGYKDWADARVKKVQDILNASRTKHVDAVKQRINSVGELQNVQDITNVLFQVSKETVQLEAQAFELKQKVELAREAKSVLDSWVRYEASVRQLQQKQLTQSVISKVQAELQNPKFQDRVLQQSISEVEQLFAKLK from the coding sequence ATGAGCTTGCGTGCATTGACTTTGAAGGCTTCCGCTAGACCTATGGTAGGTCTAGCTGCTCGTAGATCTCCTGTTATGGGTCTACGTTACATGTCCACACCAACTCCAAATCCAGTAGAACCAAAGAATAAGGCAAATTCAATCATTGAAGCATTGCCAGGTAACAGTGCATTGTCCAAGACCGGTATTTTGGGTACCTCCGCTGCTGCAATCGTCTACGCTATCTCCAACGAATTGTATGTGGTTAACGATGAAAGTATCTTGTTAGGTACTTTCTTGACATTTGCTGCTCTTTTCGCTAAATACTTGGCTCCTGGTTACAAGGATTGGGCTGATGCTAGAGTTAAAAAAGTGcaagatattttgaatgcaTCCAGAACTAAACACGTTGACGCTGTTAAGCAAAGAATTAACTCTGTGGGTGAATTGCAAAATGTTCAAGATATCACAAATGTTCTGTTCCAAGTTTCAAAGGAAACCGTTCAATTGGAAGCTCAAGCTtttgaattgaaacaaAAAGTTGAATTAGCTCGTGAAGCTAAATCTGTCTTAGACTCATGGGTTAGATATGAAGCCAGTGTTCGTCAATTGCAACAGAAACAATTGACCCAAAGCGTTATCTCTAAGGTCCAAGcagaattacaaaatccaaaattcCAAGACAGAGTCTTGCAACAATCCATCTCTGAGGTGGAACAATTGTTTGCCAAGTTGAAATAA
- the MED8 gene encoding RNA polymerase II mediator complex subunit MED8 (similar to uniprot|P38304 Saccharomyces cerevisiae YBR193C MED8 Member of RNA Polymerase II transcriptional regulation mediator Stoichiometric member of mediator complex) — MVDPSDSLQDAKPNFDGVPAQAVDAVRMRLAQLTHSLRRIRDELSRAELPQWYTLQSQLNVTLSQIMSVTSTLQHFQGLLDSTMVYPLPNFPTTSHEGLLTTLLRKKNIPEVEELMSTAKDMSDLDLNTMEHRELERSLQNDRDISTWCLQTLVGEYRKHDFKSFREDGDAMNITLSNHKKPSKPFQIEDVLRYTYRGENANKETNNQGTEEVTVIN; from the coding sequence ATGGTTGATCCCAGTGATTCTTTGCAAGATGCTAAGCCCAATTTTGATGGTGTTCCAGCCCAAGCCGTTGATGCGGTCAGAATGAGGCTAGCTCAACTGACACATTCATTGAGAAGGATTAGAGATGAGCTCTCGAGAGCAGAATTACCACAATGGTACACTTTACAATCACAATTAAACGTTACTCTATCACAAATAATGTCAGTAACGTCCACTCTGCAGCATTTCCAAGGATTACTGGACTCTACAATGGTCTATCCTTTGCCTAACTTCCCCACGACGTCCCATGAAGGTCTGTTAACGACACTgttgagaaagaagaatattcCCGAAGTGGAGGAGCTGATGAGTACCGCCAAGGATATGTCagatttagatttaaatACAATGGAACATCGTGAACTGGAAAGGTCGTTACAAAATGATAGAGATATTTCCACATGGTGCTTACAGACGCTTGTCGGTGAATACAGGAAACATGATTTCAAGAGTTTTAGAGAAGATGGTGATGCTATGAATATCACCTTATCGAATCATAAGAAGCCCTCGAAgccatttcaaattgaagatgttTTAAGATACACTTACAGAGGTGAAAATGCAAATAAGGAAACGAATAACCAAGGAACTGAAGAGGTTACTGTTATCAATTGA